GCGCAACAGACATCGGTATCGCGCTGGGATCGGTCATGGCGGCCGCGCGGGCAGAGGGTCTGGGCATCGTACCGATTGGCGGGATCCGCCGCGACCCGCAGGCGATGATTTCACTGCTGGAGCTGCCGCCGCTGACCTTCCCGGTCGCAGGTGTGGTGATCGGACATGTGGATGAGCCGGCGCATCAGAAACCGCGCTTACCGCTGGCGACCTTCCGCCATGATGAGACCTACCGGACACAGGGCCTGGAGCAGCAGATCGCTGCCTATAACGAAGAGATGGTTCAGCACTGGAAAAACATCGGTCGCAGCGACGGTGAAAGCTGGAGCGACAGCGTCAGCGGCTACTACAAGCACATCTACTTCCCGGATGTTCTGCCTGCACTGCTGAAGCAGGGTTTCGGCACCGATAAGTAATCCCGACGCCAGGGATTCATCCCTGAAGGGCCATCCGGACAGCGTGCCGGATGGCCTTTTTCATTTTGTTACTATAACGAAAGGTGACTTTCCTCGTTGTAACACATAATTTCCCTTTTAACCGAAGCGCAACAGTCTTTAACACTTACCTTCCAGGGAAACACTATGTCTCAGCGTTCACTCTTCGCGCTCTGTCTGATGAGCTTTTTTCTGGCCGACGTCCGCGACGGTCTGGGGCCATTTCTGGGCATTTTTCTGACGGAGCGACACTGGCGTCCTGACGAGATCGGTCTGGTGATGACCTGTGGCGGCATCGCCGGCCTTCTTGCCACGCTTCCGGCCGGGATCGCCGCCGACGCCACCCGCCATAAAAAGATGATCGTGCTGGTGGGCTGCCTGGTCATTACCGTGGCAACGCTGCTGCTGTGGTACAGCAATCAGACCTGGACGGCGATGGTGTCGCAGATCGTCGCAGGCATTGCGGCGGCCTTTATCGGCCCGACCGTGGCAGGGATCACGCTGGGGCTGACCGGTCAGCGCGGCTTTAACCAGCAGATGGGCCGCAACGAAGCCTTCAATCATGGCGGTAACACTATTGCGGCTTTACTGGCC
This window of the Pantoea deleyi genome carries:
- a CDS encoding nitroreductase family protein, giving the protein MSDLIDIFTSHKSERSFTDQPVDEAVLDRIISTAYRAPTSVNSQQVSVVITRDAGRRAEIAAIAGGQPWIAKAPIFITFVLDMHKSAVAIEAVDQQQIAHQSIESIVSGATDIGIALGSVMAAARAEGLGIVPIGGIRRDPQAMISLLELPPLTFPVAGVVIGHVDEPAHQKPRLPLATFRHDETYRTQGLEQQIAAYNEEMVQHWKNIGRSDGESWSDSVSGYYKHIYFPDVLPALLKQGFGTDK